The Plasmodium relictum strain SGS1 genome assembly, chromosome: 9 genome window below encodes:
- the ATG23 gene encoding autophagy-related protein 23, putative, with protein sequence MVKRTNDLQNKDSFNDELLLEIQKIEAELKKKNDEYEELNDKYRDIYDSYVLIKNNLEETTNNYEGEILKLETILREKENEHMDFTVNFQELLEEKCKLDRDIKNYEKAIYEINENLISLKETHKEELKEIQDENTNLYAQIEKFNGELKIMKTKNQELEKINEEEKKTLKEEKDKIKIEQNKIEEKRVQLEKKREEIKKEKEKIEKEREEIKKEKEKVEKESEEIKKEKEKVEKERDEIEKERDEIKKEKEQIKKEKHELEYNMKNMIIINDDLKNEVDILKAEILKIECNSRETEKKADQLENENKMFKNEIEKKEKINSDILNEMNSLDSKLKELKNVMEDKQDEVLKRDSIIQILYNKLKEKENQIILFQNENLSLKNSKKELNKKLDDKRSEMDKIDNKLHEKLAILLIKKKVKERNDLHFDGHPYSSLLKILWNGYVDICKCILKTRDAYLYSGNKDHRFISAYDTDLFLDIKEENENKGLLSYKNETRGIFKINEEEIKNLIYIGPFNKFNGYNVGICNDKNNLEVSKCNMCSYIFEEIYETKKGTKLVLIKEKESGKYLSGLNRNLYFDKKKKGVDKLDYINVVSKLINYITNETEDNENIIIKTSDKKLKIESETKTCLVKKSDPSITEEKNEKKKNIIREKIYHKNEKKKNTKLTNIVNKNEIAEQEMNEENMHNYKIAKDMLLISNSNSSTENESVFSLKNKNNDQNEFTHNVLNKSIATNYIGNANMSFFNSSNNSDYNNTNVLLTTNKNEAILFEIFNYEQIVEHDAIKFASECILHFLLNSNHNLQSISNKNSEENSNYFSTIDGEWCILPAYL encoded by the exons ATGGTTAAAAGAACAAATGATTTACAAAATAAAGATTCTTTTAACGATGAACTGCTT CTAGAAATTCAGAAAATTGAGgcagaattaaaaaaaaaaaacgatGAATATGAGGAGCTGAATGATAAATATAGAgatatatat GATTCTTATGTTTTGATCAAAAACAATTTAGAAGAAACAACAAAT aACTATGAAggagaaatattaaaattagaaaCGATATTAAGAGAAAAGGAGAATGAACATATGGATTTTAca GTCAATTTCCAAGAGttattagaagaaaaatgtaaattagATAGAGATATTAAGAATTATGAAAAAGCCATTTATGAAATAAACGAAAATTTGATATCCTTAAAAGAAACACATAAG GAAGAACTAAAGGAAATTCAAGATGAAAACACTAATCTTTACGCacaaatagaaaaatttaat ggagaattaaaaataatgaaaacaaaaaatcaAGAgctagaaaaaattaatgaa gaagaaaaaaagacattaaaagaagaaaaagacaAGATTAAAATAGAACAAAacaaaatagaagaaaaaagagTGCagttagaaaaaaaaagagaagaaataaaaaaagaaaaagaaaaaatagaaaaagaaagagaagaaataaaaaaagaaaaagaaaaagtagaaaaagaaagtgaagagataaaaaaagaaaaagaaaaagtagaaaaagaaagagacgaaatagaaaaagaaagagacgaaataaaaaaagaaaaagaacaaataaaaaaagaaaagcaTGAGTTAGAATACAATATGAAgaatatgataataataaatgatgatttaaaaaatgaagttgATATCCTTAAAGCGGAAATTTTg aaaatagAATGCAATTCAAGGGAAACAGAGAAGAAAGCTGATCaattagaaaatgaaaataaaatgttcaag aatgaaatagaaaaaaaggaaaaaataaatagtgATATATTG aatGAAATGAATTCTTTAGATAGCAAACTAAAGGaattaaaa AATGTTATGGAGGATAAACAAGATGAAGTTCTTAAAAGAGATTCCATCATACAA attctatataataaattaaaagaaaaagaaaatcaaattattttatttcag AATGAGAACTTATCTTTgaaaaattctaaaaaagaattaaataaaaaattggaTGACAAAAGAAGTGAAATGGATAAAATTGACAATAAATTACATGAA AAATTAGCTAtattgttaataaaaaaaaaagtcaagGAAAGAAATGATTTACATTTTGATGGGCATCCATATTCttctcttttaaaaata ttatgGAATGGTTATGTAGACATATGCAAATGCATTTTAAAAACAAGGGATGCATATTTATACAGTGGAAATAAAGATCATAGATTTATTTCTGCATATGATACTGATCTg TTTTTGGAtattaaagaagaaaatgagaataaagg tttgctttcttataaaaatgaaacaaGAGGTATATTTAAGATAAATGAAGAGgaaattaaaaacttaatttatatagggccttttaataaatttaacgGTTATAATGTTGGAATTTGTAATGATAAGAATAACTTAGAAGTGTCTAAATGTAATATGTGTAGTTATATATTTGAAGAAATATACGAAACAAAAAAAGGAACAAAGTtagttttaataaaagaaaaagaaagtgGGAAATACTTAAGTGGATTAAAtagaaatttatattttgataaaaaaaaaaaaggagtcGACAAATTAGATTATATTAATGTTGTAagtaaattaattaattatattactaATGAAACAgaagataatgaaaatattattataaaaacatcagataaaaaattaaaaattgaaaGCGAAACAAAAACCTGTCTTGTAAAAAAAAGCGATCCTTCAATTACTGAAGaaaagaatgaaaaaaagaaaaatattattagagaaaaaatatatcacaaaaatgaaaaaaagaaaaatacaaaattaactaatatagtaaataaaaatgaaatagcCGAGCAAGAAatgaatgaagaaaatatgcataattataaaatagcTAAAGATATGTTGTTAATTTCTAACAGTAATAGTAGTACAGAAAATGAAAGTGTTTTTAgtttaaaaaacaaaaacaatgATCAAAATGAGTTTACACATAATGTCTTAAACAAATCAATAGCAACCAATTATATAGGTAATGCCAATAtgtcattttttaattcttcaaaTAATTCTGATTATAATAACACAAATGTCCTCTTAacaacaaataaaaatgaagctattttatttgaaatttttaattatgagCAAATAGTTGAACATGATGCTATTAAATTTGCTTCTGAATGTATTTTACATTTCCTTTTAAATTCTAATCATAATTTACAAAGTATTTCTAACAAAAACAGTGAAGAAAAttctaattatttttctaCTATTGATGGAGAGTGGTGCATCTTACCGGCATATTTATAA